ttatttttactcgCTTTTTCATAATGTGGGGGTTTGGGGCCTGTTTATTAGACAATGGCATTTGGATATGCTCGATAACATTTTGGCAGGCagcttttttagtttttaacattaaattatttaGGAAATAAGCAGGCTgatcaaaaaggaaaatattcatGATTGGTCTTTGAATTGTGTGATACTTCATACAGGACCTATCCATTCTCACTTCTCTAGAAGCATATCTTCTCAGCTACAGTAATACAAGTACAGATACACAAAAACTCTTGTAAACACAGATACATAAAAcctttgtgtgtgtaaacagcCATCAATACACACACAGCAACTTACATTTGTAGACGAACACCATACACATGTCAATAGGGTTAGCGATACAGACCTGACGTTAGCACAGGGTTTCCAGAAAGCAGCACTTTAAGAGAAAAAGAGTTTCTCAGTCCCATAGCATAGCAAAGcaacaaccacaacacacacaatgcaCACCACTAAAAAGATACTTAGCTAAAGTTACTTAATCTACACACAGCACCGGATGAGcggagaaaagcagaaaaagcaaGGAATAAGAAGGCAGCTGGAAAGAAGAGGTGACCAAATAGACACAGTAAAGAGACGAAGAGAAGAGTGGAaggaacagaatagaatagaatccTTTATTGTCCCCAAGGGGCCACAAAAGCTTTTGGTACCATCCACAAAATATAGGACAGACATTATACAAAGGTgacaagagaagaagaataaCAATGTACAATATCCACAGTGTTCGGTAGTTAAGAGGGCAAATATACAAGGTTACAGTACAGCAgaggagagagtgtgtgtgtgtgtgtgtgtgtgtgagtgcgtgcgtgcgtgcgtgtgtgcgtgcgtgcgtgcgtgcgtgtgtgtgtgtgtgtgtgtgtgtgtgtgtgtgtgtgtgtgtgtgtgtgtgtgtgtgtgtgtgtgtgtgacatggaAGGGCTGGGGCAATAGGAAGCGGATGGAGGGGAGTTTCTAAATTACAGGGTCTGTACAACAAAGAGTCCTGAGAGAAgaagggaggagaggaagaggaggagggagaaggTTCTACCTTCAGCTGAGCTGCCAACTGcaaaaagagaggaggagaaaaaaaaacaagaaaagcgaGATCACGAAGATGTAAAACAGCAATTCAGGCACCAGCTACAGCTTTATTATCAATAACTTTAGTGAGAGcccattttaaaaagcaaaccaTGAAAGAAGCAAGCTATAAAGGTGTAGATGCAGTTTACAAAAGGTGAAAGAAGATCAGACTGTAGTTGATGTTATTAGCAGGCTAAGAAGTTACTGGCATGGCATTAAGACACACTGTGTTACCTTAGAGACTTGTAATCATgaaattataaaaaaagaaatttgtcAGTTTAGATCATTATGTGTTATAATGTATTTTACAAGTTTTTCTTCACTCATAACTACTTGTGTTAGATCTTAAATGTTACTCCTAGACACTTCTATAGCAATGAAGATGACATACAAATGAGTTTTAGTGTTGTGGCTGCACGGATCGTTGCAATTTCTGGGCGTTATTCTGTGTGTTCCCTTTGTGTACACACACAATAAGACTAACCATTTGGTCACGTACACAAAATATATGTCATATCCACAACTGGCTAACTGTAAAAacatttggtttttttgccATAACTTTCATTTCAATAGTGAACAGCTTTTACAGAATTGAAGATGATATCCAGTTTTCCTCACTGCATCCATGTAAGTATTTATAAGAAGAACTAATGAGCAGTGCATTCCATTTTAATTTGGTAATATGCCAATCTCcaaacacttattttttaattactgaATATGTGATTATGctatgcaacttttttttttgttggtaagttttaaaatataatttgacTAAAAACAGCGAACGCTGGTTTCATCTGTTCTGCATGTCCAACGCAACTTTTTAACTGAATCACATTTTCAGGTTAATGAGGAAAACCCAGTGGAGAAAGAGAGCTTGTTACACTGACCTTGTTCGAGAGAAAGTGGGAAGACCGTGATATCTTTTCCATGCTCATTTTCGACCTCGCAGGTCACCCCGCCATTTATCAtatcagcagtggttttcaggGTCAAAGTGCTCACCCACTTGTTACCTTTCACTGTTATCGACTGGAGGGGAAGAtaaaaaggaaggaagagagATAAAGGAAAAAGGCCAAAGTAAATTAGTGTCGTTTGTCAAAATCCTTCTTTGCCTTTTGCCTATATGAGTTTGCAGTATAattcttcttttattattactatCCACTTGTCTTATGAGTCCCATTcctattattttaaacaaacttcTCATATGTGATATTTCTCTCTACCTCTCACttacaaacaaaaaatctgCTCATGAAAATTATTAGTTGTGCTCTCATTTTTAATCTTCCAAACATCCCTACTAGTTTCTGACATtatcacatttttcaaaaagatGATTAacgttttatcttattttatcagtttatgtaatatttaataatgaaGGCGTACTCCCTCTACAAGTTTCTTAAAAGCTGTTTTCGCTTTTTTTTTAGTAGAGCTTTTGAAGTTTTACACAGTACTCTACCAAGAGTGATCTTAATACGTTATGAAACATAACACTTTAATCTTCTCATATTGACTCTAATGGAAACACAAATAGTAGCAGGGCGCTTTTCATTTGAAATACGCCTTACTATTATTTCCAAATGAGTTCCAATACATTCATTTTACTGATTCCTGTAAACTGTAAAGACTCATTTTTCTCTCAGCTTGACTCAGATGTCTACCTGTTCTCCTCCTGAGGGCTGCCAGGTGAAGTTAGGGGTAGGCACACCGTATGCTACGCACATAAGGGTCACCTTGTCTCCTTCCTTCCCCACCTTCACAGGAGCAGGAGGGTCAATCACTGGCTTTCCTGGACAGGGAATGAGAATGTCATGGGTAAACAAAGTGAACAATGCTGCATAACCTTAAACACATACAGTTATACCTCAGTTCTCCTTTCAACTTCTACTTCCAAGCTGTTCCCAATTCCTTCCTCTAACCAAAACAATACGCTGCACACTCTGGCACTGACCACTGTTATTATACTTTGTGTATTGGTATAGCGGTAGCAGTTCAGTGTGTAGTACATAGCAAGAGTTCATGAGTTAGTGAGCTATATCAAGCATAAAGTCAGAGTTTTCTGTCATTCTAAAGGCTCTATTTTCACCTCACTGAATCATCGTGGCAACTTTTGCTGAAGACATAACGTGGTTAGTACCAGAGTGttcacaaatgtttttatttacagcatgcTTTACATACAATTCCCTGCTGGGGGAATGCGCTTAATATGTGCAAGCTGTTAAGCTGTACCTTAGATCAAGAAAGATGCCCAGTTGTAAAGTTACAGCAGTGAAAACATCTGTGTCACACTGTCACTAGAATGTAGATGTACTCAGAAAAGCCATACATGTATTTTTTGCCTACTGCTATGTCTCTTTTACACTGTTCAAttaacaaactttatttcactttgatctTCTGACAGACTGGTCTCCTTTTATGAGCTGTGAGACTCTAATCGGCACATCTAATTTGGCTGTTACATTAGCAATAAACATCAGCACCAAGAGCACACTTGGCATAAAATAATTAacttgaattaaaatgtttgttttactgcAGTGTGCAATAAATTCCAAGATTTAGCATTAATTTCTTGTCTTATGTGCGGAAGtattacattttattgtaatattttttgcattatttatagatttttatCACCGTTTTATCGTCATCATCTGATATTGGCTCTGACTTGAGTAGGTGGCACACATGCAGATCATTTTTTTAGGGAAAAAGAGTCATGTGACATGTGAAACACCCCGTTTCTCTGAGTGTGCAGAGAGAAGGAAACAGAGAAAGTTGATATATGACCATCTCGATACTACTCATTTTACCTGGAGTTTTTGGTTTTGTCAAGCCAAAGAGCTCAAAGAATGCCTGGCCTTGCTGAACATCCTTTATAGTATATAAACTCTTCTTACAATGAAGTTGGAATTCCACTTTTGTTTCCAAATAGTAGGCTCTAGAATGCTTACAGTTACCTTAACGGATTTAGCAGTGGAGAAACATGACAGCCTCTACAGCATGGCTTAAATTCTTCTATTTACTCTGAGATAAAGTTTTATAGTGTTCCTGTGAGTGTGGGTGTACTTGTTTCGTGCATGCACTTTTACCTTTGACTGTGAGGTTGACGCTAGCCTGGGACATCAGTCCTGGCACAGACGGAACAGCTCCAACACAAACATATTCTCCAGCATTTTGATAGGAAACATTTTGTATTGACAGAGTCCCGTTCTGAGACAGCACCTCAGAGCCCTGCAGAAACACAAGCACACTGAAGAAGAACTGGACTCATAATATTATgcttctgctctttttttttgtgagtaCAACAGCGCTGTCAATATCTAATTTGATGGCACACCACTGTGATGGGAAAGCAGAAAAGGAAtcttcacacacactgtttgaAAGCGCAGTGATAACAAATCAAAGTCAGTCCTCCATGATGAACCTGTCTCTTGCAATTCTTCTCAACTTCTTCTCATAGGAATTCATCTTTCTAAGAACAAACACATTCTCTGCCCAGAAAACCAGCTGCCTGCGAGTTTCCATCACACCCAAGAGACACAACAATAGATACATAGGTTACAACAACAGACCTAACACTGGAGGAGCACTCTGCACATCACAAGTGGAGAAACAGGAATGAAGACTAAACACACCAAAGGTATATTTATGTGCAGTTTTACAGTATTAAATGTACCCAGATCCTTGAAATAGACAATCGAGAACAAAtaatctgtaaataaaaaaatgtttttaaacatattaaagacagaaaagacGCTGTGCATGCTGTAGCTATCACTATGAATTTCTGTGTCAAGGAAGACAAGGTTTTTTTGCTACcgtaaaactgaaaatatccaCAACAGAGTGAAACTGCATATGTAGTAGCAGTGTACTGCAGGCATAAGATTATGACCACTCAGATGTGACGCagataacactgattatctctcTGTCATAGCACCAGTGGGATATATTAGGGAGCATGTGAACATTTGGCactcctctgacatcaacaaggcattttcagcCAAAGGACTGCCGCTGACTGGATATTTTTGTGAAAAAATCAGTATATcaccagtttctgaaacacttgAACCACCTTCCTTCCTTGTTCAgatgctcagtttaaacttcagAAGGTAGTCTTAACCATGTCTACCTGTCTACATGCACTAATTTAAAGGAGTGCGATGGGCTAATTGGACACTTGCATTAACTGGTGTGTCTAATACAGTGGTCGGTGCATTGAGCCAAAATAAGGAATGAATTCTTGTTGACTTGGTGAATGTTGTTACTGTATGACACTgacaagttttcattttaaaaactgagcatgCTTAGAAAGAACTTATTGGAAATGtgaggattttatttatttattgatttcttttgtCCTAATGTTGACTCTGTACCTGTATCAAGCTTCAAGTCAGCTAAACAATCAATCATAGTGCCAGGCTGGTTGGTGTTTCTGattttatgtgaaaaacagaaagaatgcACACAAATACCACAACTCTTTTAAAGGGGGGGGATGGCACacttatttacaacaaaaaagaaagaaaaattgagAAAATGATGAAACACACCTTTTTCCACTGAACTGTATGATTACGAGAAGCCTTGATCCTACACTGCCATGCTGCTTTGTCTCCAAGCATGACAACTTTAGATACAGCTGGTGTCACTTTTACTGGGTCAATGtctgacagagagaaaacagagagcaattaaagataagatgggggggggggagtcgaCTGAAAACTATAGACCTTCTACACATTCTGAGGTGTTAAATAAGTGCCAATTCAAATTAAACAACAGTACAAAGCTAATGCACTTATTCTGAAGTCAAGCCCATTTTGAGCCCAAGTTAAGCCTATTCCATACACTTTCGAGGTTATCACTGCTTAATGTGTGTGATAAGATCAGATTAAACAGTGTGCTTGGGATAACATTAAAGTAACAGATGAAGTGTGAAAAATTGAATTGGATATCAGCCGGCTGACTGAACTTCATTAGAGCCTATTCCATGGAAACCTTTTAATTCTATGATTTACTGATGAAAAGAAAGGCTTCCTACATGGGAAGAACCACACAAACCGGAGATGCATTGTTCTTTCTGTGTGTTAACCCTCTTTAATTCAgcaatgtgtgtgtctttatgtgTATTTGGCTTACTCACAGTCGACAGTGAGGGCAATCGTCTTTTCCAAGGTAAAGTCAATCTCGAAATCTAATGCTGTGCACTTGTACTGTGCAGCATCAGAGCGCTTGACAGATTTCAGTATGAGAAGACCATCTTTACCTTGGGCCTCTTCTCcctgaatattaaaaaacaggaatTACGAGTAAAAACCAAGCAAGAGGGTGACAGAGGTTGCAGTAGAGAAACAAATTTGCAACTAAATGTTGCCTTTTCTTTATCAAATGTGTGCATGAAATGATCTCATACATTTTTAGTGAACTCAAATGGAGGCTGGGGGTTCCCATCAGTCTCACATTTCATGGTTACAGTATCACCCTCTTTGACTGGTTGACTTGTGTTAAACAGCGAAAAGTAGATTTTGTCAGAAGGATCTAGACAGAGAAGAACAGACATGGAACAGATGAAAATTCCTTCAgtggttacatttcactgttaCACTATACATCATCAATCATAAATGAGTAATGCATTCCAGAAGAAATGCTTTCCCAGTGCCTCCTCCTGAGCCAACTGAGTCTTTTTCCTAAATGGGGTTTCTATCATATAATTCTCATCACCTTGATGTAGGTATAAGGACAGAAGTGAATATTTCTATATCTTTTGACTTTCTAACAGGGCATGTGGTGGATCGATTGATGCACAATAAAGATATATACAGAATCTAACATAATTAAATAAGAAATTGCAGAAACAATGTACTATTGACCTTCCTACACAAGAAGAATTATGAATTAATTTGTGTGTGAAGCAAATAAAAATTTATATGTGGTTAAaatatctgatttaaaatgtTCTTGCTAACTGGAATAAATTAATATGTCACCAAAGTTCATAAACCAAATGCAATTCCTCCCAACTACAAGAGGGAAGGGAAAGACCTCTGACTGGATACCCTCCCAAACGGCCTGCGCCCACCACTCACAGTTTAGGTTGATCTTGATGCGGTTAGAATCCATCGTTTCGATCTTGTTCCCCGGCATGCTGTACTCTACAGTACAGTAAAACTCTGAATCCTTGTCCTCTTTCATGGGCTGCATGTACAGGCTGCTCGTTACAGTGATGAGACCCGAAGTCTCCTTCACTTGTTTGGCAACCATGTATGTTTCTGACggacaggaaggaaggaaaaagggaaaacagTTCTAAAATTAAAGGAATGCAGCAGATCAGGTTACAAATGAACGCAAACGGTGAAGATATAtacatatctatatatatatctatatatatataaagaacaCATACTCTCTTGTTTGTCTTTGACCTCAGGAAGGGGTTTGGCATCTCTGAACCAGACAATTCTTGGAAGAGGAAACCCATTCTTCGTTTCACAGGTGCCGACCTGAAAAAACGACAATGGAAAAGCTATAAGAGAGTATGTATTTTTGGTCAGAATCGATAAATGTGCAAACAACGCATACAGACCTCTGAGCTAGAAGGAATTCCTGCAGTGATGGCCTGAGATGTTGTCAGTTTTGGGTGTTCGGGCGCAGCTGagacagaaaaaaggacaaCACAAGTTACAATTACAACACTATGATTCCCTTAATGaaaatcattttacaaacaGTATGTGCGCATAAACGCTCAACTTCCATATTTGTAATCcatctctcctgactttctgtAATTAAATTACACAGCAAACAGCCTTCTTC
The DNA window shown above is from Astatotilapia calliptera chromosome 11, fAstCal1.2, whole genome shotgun sequence and carries:
- the bcam gene encoding basal cell adhesion molecule isoform X1, producing MDGITYGRTLLLCTLLLWVFQGSVVTTLVLSVVSSGNVNVVVKPKVEVLKEENASLPCTVTPLTTGTIVEWYIDLGTRTRIAFCQGKEKKVDPGTPLTDRIKIGEDFTLTISSVKPSDELNFTCQVTDPAGSPDGTTSLKVFSAPEHPKLTTSQAITAGIPSSSEVGTCETKNGFPLPRIVWFRDAKPLPEVKDKQEKTYMVAKQVKETSGLITVTSSLYMQPMKEDKDSEFYCTVEYSMPGNKIETMDSNRIKINLNYPSDKIYFSLFNTSQPVKEGDTVTMKCETDGNPQPPFEFTKNGEEAQGKDGLLILKSVKRSDAAQYKCTALDFEIDFTLEKTIALTVDYIDPVKVTPAVSKVVMLGDKAAWQCRIKASRNHTVQWKKGSEVLSQNGTLSIQNVSYQNAGEYVCVGAVPSVPGLMSQASVNLTVKGKPVIDPPAPVKVGKEGDKVTLMCVAYGVPTPNFTWQPSGGEQSITVKGNKWVSTLTLKTTADMINGGVTCEVENEHGKDITVFPLSLEQVGSSAEVLLSGNPVLTSAGQGGSSAVVIAVVVCVLLLLLLVGLLYCLSKNNKLSCSKKDPKEVNSGMTNSSVVVELKTDKLNEEDGLLNKKNATEQ
- the bcam gene encoding basal cell adhesion molecule isoform X2, translating into MDGITYGRTLLLCTLLLWVFQVVSSGNVNVVVKPKVEVLKEENASLPCTVTPLTTGTIVEWYIDLGTRTRIAFCQGKEKKVDPGTPLTDRIKIGEDFTLTISSVKPSDELNFTCQVTDPAGSPDGTTSLKVFSAPEHPKLTTSQAITAGIPSSSEVGTCETKNGFPLPRIVWFRDAKPLPEVKDKQEKTYMVAKQVKETSGLITVTSSLYMQPMKEDKDSEFYCTVEYSMPGNKIETMDSNRIKINLNYPSDKIYFSLFNTSQPVKEGDTVTMKCETDGNPQPPFEFTKNGEEAQGKDGLLILKSVKRSDAAQYKCTALDFEIDFTLEKTIALTVDYIDPVKVTPAVSKVVMLGDKAAWQCRIKASRNHTVQWKKGSEVLSQNGTLSIQNVSYQNAGEYVCVGAVPSVPGLMSQASVNLTVKGKPVIDPPAPVKVGKEGDKVTLMCVAYGVPTPNFTWQPSGGEQSITVKGNKWVSTLTLKTTADMINGGVTCEVENEHGKDITVFPLSLEQVGSSAEVLLSGNPVLTSAGQGGSSAVVIAVVVCVLLLLLLVGLLYCLSKNNKLSCSKKDPKEVNSGMTNSSVVVELKTDKLNEEDGLLNKKNATEQ
- the bcam gene encoding basal cell adhesion molecule isoform X3, producing the protein MDGITYGRTLLLCTLLLWVFQGSVVTTLVLSVVSSGNVNVVVKPKVEVLKEENASLPCTVTPLTTGTIVEWYIDLGTRTRIAFCQGKEKKVDPGTPLTDRIKIGEDFTLTISSVKPSDELNFTCQVTDPAGSPDGTTSLKVFSAPEHPKLTTSQAITAGIPSSSEVGTCETKNGFPLPRIVWFRDAKPLPEVKDKQEKTYMVAKQVKETSGLITVTSSLYMQPMKEDKDSEFYCTVEYSMPGNKIETMDSNRIKINLNYPSDKIYFSLFNTSQPVKEGDTVTMKCETDGNPQPPFEFTKNGEEAQGKDGLLILKSVKRSDAAQYKCTALDFEIDFTLEKTIALTVDYIDPVKVTPAVSKVVMLGDKAAWQCRIKASRNHTVQWKKGSEVLSQNGTLSIQNVSYQNAGEYVCVGAVPSVPGLMSQASVNLTVKGKPVIDPPAPVKVGKEGDKVTLMCVAYGVPTPNFTWQPSGGEQSITVKGNKWVSTLTLKTTADMINGGVTCEVENEHGKDITVFPLSLEQVGSSAEAGQGGSSAVVIAVVVCVLLLLLLVGLLYCLSKNNKLSCSKKDPKEVNSGMTNSSVVVELKTDKLNEEDGLLNKKNATEQ
- the bcam gene encoding basal cell adhesion molecule isoform X4; its protein translation is MDGITYGRTLLLCTLLLWVFQGSVVTTLVLSVVSSGNVNVVVKPKVEVLKEENASLPCTVTPLTTGTIVEWYIDLGTRTRIAFCQGKEKKVDPGTPLTDRIKIGEDFTLTISSVKPSDELNFTCQVTDPAGSPDGTTSLKVFSAPEHPKLTTSQAITAGIPSSSEVGTCETKNGFPLPRIVWFRDAKPLPEVKDKQEKTYMVAKQVKETSGLITVTSSLYMQPMKEDKDSEFYCTVEYSMPGNKIETMDSNRIKINLNYPSDKIYFSLFNTSQPVKEGDTVTMKCETDGNPQPPFEFTKNGEEAQGKDGLLILKSVKRSDAAQYKCTALDFEIDFTLEKTIALTVDYIDPVKVTPAVSKVVMLGDKAAWQCRIKASRNHTVQWKKGSEVLSQNGTLSIQNVSYQNAGEYVCVGAVPSVPGLMSQASVNLTVKGKPVIDPPAPVKVGKEGDKVTLMCVAYGVPTPNFTWQPSGGEQSITVKGNKWVSTLTLKTTADMINGGVTCEVENEHGKDITVFPLSLEQAGQGGSSAVVIAVVVCVLLLLLLVGLLYCLSKNNKLSCSKKDPKEVNSGMTNSSVVVELKTDKLNEEDGLLNKKNATEQ